Proteins encoded in a region of the Bacteroidota bacterium genome:
- a CDS encoding CTP synthase, translating to MASAKYIFVTGGVTSSLGKGIISASLAKLLQGRGYRVTIQKLDPYINVDPGTLNPYEHGECFVTNDGAETDLDLGHYERFLNTPTSQANNVTTGRIYQTVINKEREGAFLGKTVQIIPHITDEIKRRIQLLGDTGEFDVVITEIGGTVGDIESLPYVESVRQLKWELGSSALSIHLTLVPYLAAAGELKTKPTQHSVKALLELGVQPDILVCRTEKPISMEIRRKIALFCNVNVNAVIESIDADTIYDVPLLMYKEQLDKVVCNKLKMPLQHEPELTQWKIFLGKLEKPVSEVRIGLVGKYIELKDAYKSIAESFIHAGVANECKVKLDWIHSEKIDEGNVASKLDGLSGILVAPGFGDRGIEGKITAIQYAREHNIPFLGICLGMQCAVIEFARNVIGWKDAHSTEMNPTTKHAVIDIMEEQKKVTKKGGTMRLGEYPCILQKGSKSYASYGKQKIGERHRHRYEFNNKFVKSFEDAGMIPVGINPDNNLVEVVELKNHPWFVGVQFHPEYKSTVESPHPLFVRFVRAAMDQTKQSS from the coding sequence GTGGCTTCAGCAAAATACATATTCGTAACCGGTGGTGTAACTTCTTCTCTTGGAAAAGGCATCATTTCGGCATCATTGGCAAAATTACTTCAGGGAAGAGGGTATAGAGTAACGATCCAAAAGCTGGATCCATACATAAATGTGGATCCGGGAACTTTAAATCCATATGAACATGGAGAATGCTTTGTAACGAATGATGGAGCAGAAACAGATCTTGACCTTGGACATTACGAGCGATTTCTGAACACTCCTACTTCACAGGCCAATAATGTTACTACGGGAAGAATTTATCAGACAGTTATCAATAAAGAACGTGAAGGTGCATTTTTGGGAAAAACTGTTCAGATCATTCCGCATATAACTGATGAGATCAAAAGAAGAATTCAGCTTCTTGGCGATACAGGTGAATTTGATGTTGTAATAACAGAGATTGGCGGAACGGTTGGTGATATCGAATCGCTCCCTTATGTTGAAAGTGTCCGTCAGTTGAAATGGGAACTTGGAAGTTCTGCATTATCAATTCACCTTACGTTAGTTCCTTACCTGGCAGCTGCAGGTGAATTAAAGACTAAACCAACACAACACTCCGTAAAAGCATTGCTGGAATTAGGAGTTCAACCGGATATCCTGGTTTGCCGGACTGAAAAGCCGATCTCTATGGAGATCCGCAGAAAGATCGCTTTATTTTGCAACGTAAATGTAAATGCAGTGATCGAATCTATTGACGCAGATACAATTTATGACGTTCCGCTTCTGATGTATAAAGAGCAACTCGACAAAGTTGTTTGCAATAAATTGAAAATGCCTTTACAACATGAACCGGAACTAACACAATGGAAAATCTTTTTAGGTAAATTAGAAAAGCCTGTGAGTGAAGTCCGGATCGGACTCGTTGGAAAATATATTGAATTAAAAGATGCTTATAAATCTATTGCTGAATCATTCATTCATGCAGGTGTTGCAAATGAATGTAAAGTAAAACTTGACTGGATCCATTCTGAAAAAATTGATGAAGGAAATGTTGCCTCTAAACTCGATGGACTAAGTGGAATTTTAGTCGCGCCCGGTTTTGGGGATCGTGGTATTGAAGGAAAAATTACCGCTATTCAATACGCACGTGAACATAACATTCCATTTTTGGGAATTTGTCTGGGAATGCAATGTGCGGTGATCGAATTTGCAAGAAATGTGATTGGGTGGAAAGATGCCCACTCCACTGAAATGAATCCGACCACCAAACATGCTGTGATCGACATCATGGAAGAACAAAAGAAAGTCACCAAGAAAGGCGGTACGATGCGTTTAGGAGAATATCCATGTATTCTTCAAAAAGGTTCCAAGTCGTATGCAAGTTATGGTAAACAAAAGATCGGTGAACGTCATCGTCACCGTTATGAATTCAACAACAAATTTGTAAAATCATTTGAAGATGCAGGAATGATTCCGGTTGGAATTAATCCGGACAACAACCTGGTTGAAGTGGTTGAGTTAAAAAATCATCCGTGGTTTGTAGGTGTACAATTTCACCCGGAATATAAAAGTACTGTCGAAAGTCCGCATCCGCTTTTTGTACGTTTCGTACGCGCAGCAATGGACCAAACGAAACAATCCTCCTGA
- a CDS encoding phosphatase PAP2 family protein: MIRYFILVLFFFCGKLCADPVDTISTKTKSEFCVRLKADSLFSFKAKSGVIPFFFHSMGAQATAPFHINGKQILRTAGVLAFTAALIHFDMEIDKVFKPLKEKNKFLADFTPEFTELGDYYGYALVAGIAGVSFIAHEYRPFHTSILAAQAALTAGIWVRAGKILSSRMRPGATYNDPNYNTDHWFGPFAQFNPKYNQVRGVPAFDAFPSGHTAAAFAMATIFAKEYSEYKAVPPILYTLAGLVAVSRLVQHDHWASDLLPGAAIGYLCADQVFKYDKQIRMGKSTGALNVFPTFDQVPQLTIRFVPN, translated from the coding sequence ATGATAAGATATTTCATTTTAGTATTGTTTTTCTTTTGCGGGAAACTTTGTGCTGATCCGGTTGATACAATTTCCACAAAAACGAAAAGTGAATTTTGTGTTAGATTGAAAGCTGATTCACTTTTTTCTTTCAAAGCAAAAAGCGGTGTAATTCCTTTTTTCTTTCATAGTATGGGTGCTCAGGCAACTGCTCCGTTTCACATTAATGGTAAACAGATCCTGAGAACAGCCGGTGTACTTGCATTTACTGCTGCATTGATTCATTTTGATATGGAAATTGACAAGGTCTTTAAACCATTAAAGGAAAAGAATAAATTTCTGGCAGACTTTACACCTGAATTTACTGAACTTGGAGATTATTATGGTTATGCATTAGTAGCAGGAATCGCAGGAGTATCTTTCATTGCTCACGAATATCGTCCGTTTCACACCTCGATACTGGCAGCACAGGCAGCATTAACAGCAGGGATCTGGGTTCGTGCAGGAAAAATTCTTTCATCCAGAATGCGGCCCGGTGCAACTTATAATGATCCGAACTACAATACCGATCATTGGTTTGGGCCATTCGCACAATTTAATCCAAAGTACAATCAGGTGAGAGGAGTACCGGCATTTGATGCATTTCCTTCCGGACATACAGCGGCTGCCTTTGCAATGGCAACAATTTTTGCTAAAGAATATAGTGAATACAAGGCTGTCCCGCCAATTCTATACACTCTTGCAGGATTAGTTGCAGTTTCCCGATTGGTTCAGCATGATCACTGGGCATCAGATCTTTTACCCGGCGCAGCGATAGGTTATCTTTGCGCTGATCAGGTTTTCAAATATGATAAACAGATCAGAATGGGAAAATCTACAGGTGCATTGAATGTATTTCCTACTTTCGATCAGGTTCCGCAACTCACGATCCGTTTTGTTCCGAATTAG
- a CDS encoding TonB-dependent receptor — protein MKNRYSLTLFVILLCAFNVSAQFGEIRGFVYDKDNSEPLIYTSVFLSGTTYGGQTNLDGFFNISKVPPGKYLLMVTSIGYDTLRTDIEITSGAIITKKLYINQSAIEMKEVVISAETEAKKSDVRVSVNKITPKEIKQVPTIGGEPDLAQYLQVVPGVVFSGDQGGQLYIRGGTPIQNKLLLDGMVIYNPFHSIGLYSVLDADIIRGADIYTGGFNAEYGDRISSIMDITTRDGNKNRLSGKIAANPFTSKILLEGPLKKETEGAEGSSSFIVSGKTSYLDKTSKSLYPYADSLGLPYTFTDLYGKISMNSSSGSKFNVFGFHYLDDVDYFHVAKLGWKSTGIGSNFVLLPGGSSTLIDGNFAYSNYNVNLKQSDGLNRSSTISGFNLGLNFNYFLGKNEFKYGIEMLGFKTNFEYNNAIGTKFEQTENTTEFAAYLKYKKVWSKVVIEPGLRLNYYSSLSEFSLEPRIGAKYNITEKLRFKLAAGMYSQNLVAAASDRDVVNLFYGFLSGSDNLPKEFKGEPVDSRLQTAEHLIAGFEIDLPFHLTMNIEGYFKNFSQLENLNRDKIFADDELHSNKPDIQKKDFIVEVGEAKGVDLTLKYEHKKIYLWVVYGLGYVTRDDGVREYEPNFDRRHNVNIVGSYKFGNKDSWQANVRWNFGSPFPFTQSQGYYEIPQISGGIGSNINSQNSQIGTYYGDLNKGRLSYFHRLDISIQKTFQFTKRSSLEITAGASNVYDRENIFYVDRLSGNKVYQLPVIPTLAASFNF, from the coding sequence ATGAAAAACAGATATTCCCTGACCTTGTTTGTCATCCTGCTTTGTGCATTTAATGTAAGCGCACAGTTTGGTGAGATCCGTGGATTTGTTTATGACAAGGACAATTCTGAACCTTTAATTTACACAAGTGTATTCTTAAGTGGTACAACATATGGCGGGCAAACAAATCTTGATGGATTCTTTAATATTTCAAAAGTTCCTCCGGGCAAATATTTGTTAATGGTAACTTCTATAGGTTATGATACATTAAGAACTGATATTGAAATAACATCCGGCGCAATCATCACAAAAAAACTTTATATCAATCAGTCGGCGATTGAAATGAAAGAAGTTGTGATCAGTGCTGAAACAGAAGCCAAGAAATCTGATGTACGTGTTTCAGTAAATAAGATCACACCGAAAGAAATTAAACAGGTGCCGACAATTGGCGGAGAGCCCGATCTTGCACAATATCTGCAGGTTGTTCCGGGAGTGGTCTTTTCCGGTGATCAAGGTGGACAATTATATATCAGAGGTGGCACACCTATTCAGAATAAATTGCTTCTGGACGGCATGGTCATTTATAATCCATTTCATTCTATTGGTCTGTATTCTGTTCTTGATGCAGATATTATCCGCGGAGCTGATATTTACACCGGCGGATTTAATGCTGAATATGGTGACAGGATCTCATCGATCATGGATATTACAACCCGCGATGGAAACAAAAACAGATTGAGCGGAAAGATCGCCGCTAATCCTTTTACATCGAAGATCCTTCTTGAAGGTCCATTAAAGAAAGAAACGGAAGGCGCTGAAGGTAGTTCTTCATTCATCGTTTCCGGAAAAACTTCTTATCTCGATAAAACTTCAAAATCACTTTATCCTTATGCTGATTCATTAGGATTGCCTTACACCTTTACTGACCTGTACGGTAAGATCTCTATGAACAGTTCCAGTGGAAGTAAATTCAATGTCTTTGGATTTCATTATCTGGATGACGTAGATTATTTTCATGTTGCCAAGCTTGGTTGGAAATCTACAGGAATCGGATCAAATTTTGTTCTTCTGCCGGGTGGCTCATCAACTTTGATAGATGGGAATTTTGCATATTCGAATTACAATGTAAACCTGAAGCAAAGCGATGGTCTGAACCGTTCCAGTACAATCAGTGGTTTTAATCTTGGTTTGAATTTCAATTATTTTCTTGGTAAAAATGAATTCAAATATGGAATTGAAATGCTAGGGTTTAAAACTAATTTTGAATACAATAATGCTATCGGAACAAAATTTGAACAGACAGAAAACACAACTGAATTTGCTGCTTATTTGAAATATAAAAAAGTATGGTCAAAAGTTGTTATTGAACCGGGACTGCGGTTGAATTATTATTCATCATTAAGTGAATTCTCACTTGAGCCACGTATCGGAGCAAAATATAATATAACAGAAAAACTTCGATTCAAATTAGCTGCAGGAATGTATTCTCAAAATTTAGTTGCAGCTGCTTCTGACAGAGATGTTGTGAATTTGTTTTACGGATTTCTTTCCGGTTCGGATAATTTACCGAAAGAATTCAAAGGAGAACCTGTCGATTCCAGACTTCAGACAGCAGAACATTTAATAGCAGGATTTGAGATTGATCTCCCTTTTCATCTTACGATGAACATTGAAGGGTATTTCAAAAACTTTTCCCAGCTTGAAAATTTAAACCGCGATAAGATCTTTGCTGATGATGAACTACATTCAAACAAACCGGATATTCAGAAGAAAGATTTCATTGTTGAAGTTGGCGAAGCGAAAGGTGTTGACTTAACACTTAAATATGAACATAAAAAAATCTACCTCTGGGTCGTTTACGGATTAGGATATGTAACCAGAGATGATGGTGTAAGAGAATACGAACCAAATTTTGACAGAAGACACAATGTCAATATTGTCGGATCATATAAATTTGGAAACAAAGATTCATGGCAGGCAAATGTTCGTTGGAATTTCGGATCGCCATTTCCATTCACTCAATCGCAAGGATACTATGAGATACCTCAAATTTCCGGAGGTATTGGATCCAATATCAATTCTCAGAATTCTCAGATCGGAACATATTACGGCGACCTGAATAAAGGACGTCTCTCCTATTTCCACCGACTGGATATTTCTATTCAGAAAACATTTCAGTTTACGAAAAGAAGTTCCCTTGAAATTACTGCCGGAGCATCTAATGTTTATGACAGAGAAAATATTTTCTACGTAGATCGTTTGTCAGGAAATAAGGTTTATCAGTTACCTGTAATTCCAACTTTAGCTGCGAGTTTCAATTTCTAA
- a CDS encoding EVE domain-containing protein — translation MPWLIKSDPEEYGWNELIKDKSVSWDGVRNYAARNHLRSMKKGDDVLFYHSGKEPAVVGIAKVGKEFYKDPTAEDDTWSSVEIVAVSPLKKYISLSMIKAEKKLKDMLLIKISRLSVMPVTKEEFDLILQMGS, via the coding sequence ATGCCCTGGCTTATAAAATCTGATCCTGAAGAATACGGATGGAATGAATTGATCAAAGATAAATCTGTAAGCTGGGATGGTGTACGGAATTACGCAGCACGAAATCATCTGAGATCAATGAAAAAAGGTGACGATGTACTTTTTTATCATAGCGGAAAAGAACCTGCAGTTGTTGGAATTGCAAAGGTCGGTAAGGAATTTTATAAGGATCCTACTGCTGAAGATGATACTTGGTCAAGTGTAGAAATTGTAGCCGTAAGTCCACTTAAAAAGTACATCAGTCTATCAATGATCAAAGCAGAAAAAAAACTGAAAGACATGTTGCTTATCAAAATAAGCCGGCTTTCTGTTATGCCTGTTACGAAAGAAGAATTTGATCTGATCTTACAAATGGGTAGCTGA
- the holA gene encoding DNA polymerase III subunit delta, with product MSTDQIINELKKKIFRPVYFLQGEEPFYIDQISDYIEKNILSESEKEFNQTVLYGKDVDVPTLISYAKRYPMMSTHQVVIVKEAQDMKSLISKEKEKDKGKDKDAKDPLLEYILKPTQSTILVFCFKYKTLDKRTKLAKTIDKNALLFESKKLYDNQLPDWINGYVLSQGYRIGPAATKMMAEYLGNDLSKIANEISKLILSLKAGDEITAAMVEDNIGISKEFNIFELQSALGKRNIFKANQIVNYFAANTKSNPTVLTTSQLYNYFLKVLQFHQVDHRSGETPAAALGVHPYFIKDYESAARAYTLDTCIRNISFIREFDTRTKGISSAQTNDGELLKELVYKILH from the coding sequence ATGAGTACCGATCAAATCATCAATGAACTAAAGAAAAAAATCTTTCGTCCTGTTTATTTTTTGCAGGGTGAAGAACCTTTTTACATTGATCAGATCTCTGACTATATCGAAAAAAATATTCTGAGCGAAAGCGAAAAAGAATTCAATCAGACTGTTCTTTATGGAAAAGATGTTGATGTACCGACGCTGATCTCTTATGCAAAGCGTTATCCAATGATGTCGACTCATCAGGTCGTAATTGTGAAGGAAGCGCAGGATATGAAAAGTCTGATCAGCAAAGAAAAAGAAAAGGATAAAGGCAAAGATAAAGATGCAAAAGATCCTTTGCTGGAGTATATTCTTAAACCTACGCAGTCTACAATACTGGTTTTTTGTTTTAAGTATAAAACACTTGACAAGCGAACAAAACTTGCAAAAACAATTGACAAGAATGCTCTGCTTTTCGAATCTAAAAAACTTTACGATAATCAATTACCGGACTGGATCAATGGCTATGTGCTTTCTCAAGGCTATAGAATTGGTCCGGCTGCTACGAAAATGATGGCTGAGTATCTTGGCAATGATCTTTCCAAAATTGCGAATGAAATCAGCAAACTGATTTTAAGTCTTAAAGCCGGTGATGAGATAACGGCTGCTATGGTCGAAGACAATATTGGCATCAGTAAAGAATTCAACATTTTCGAATTGCAAAGTGCATTGGGAAAAAGAAATATTTTTAAAGCAAATCAGATCGTAAATTATTTCGCCGCTAATACAAAAAGCAATCCTACTGTTCTAACGACATCACAACTGTATAATTACTTTCTGAAGGTTTTACAATTTCATCAGGTCGATCACCGCTCAGGTGAAACCCCGGCTGCAGCCTTAGGTGTTCATCCCTATTTTATCAAAGACTACGAATCAGCTGCGCGAGCGTATACCCTTGATACCTGCATCAGAAACATCAGTTTCATCCGCGAATTTGATACCCGTACAAAAGGAATCAGCAGTGCTCAGACGAATGATGGGGAATTATTGAAGGAATTGGTTTATAAGATACTTCACTAA
- a CDS encoding AMP nucleosidase, whose amino-acid sequence MNNKKDIVDNWLPRYTGTALNDFGDYILLTNFHHYVKLFSEWNNVPINGLDKPMPNATCNGITIINFGIGSPNAALIMDLLSAINPKAALFLGKCGGLKKKNAVGDLILPIAAIRGEGTSNDYFPPEVPALPAFNLQKAVSTTIRNHDMDYWTGTVFTTNRRVWEHDKEFKKYLESTRSMAIDMETATIFVAGFHNKIPTGALLLVSDQPMISTGVKTADSDKKVTESYVNNHLVIGIDSLNELKNNGLTVKHLRF is encoded by the coding sequence ATGAATAATAAAAAAGACATAGTCGACAATTGGCTTCCAAGATATACCGGAACGGCATTAAACGATTTTGGTGATTACATTTTATTGACCAATTTCCATCATTATGTAAAACTGTTTTCTGAATGGAATAATGTGCCAATCAACGGTTTAGACAAGCCTATGCCGAATGCAACCTGTAATGGAATCACAATTATCAATTTCGGAATCGGTAGTCCGAATGCCGCATTGATCATGGATCTGTTATCAGCAATTAATCCGAAGGCTGCTTTATTTCTTGGGAAATGCGGTGGATTAAAAAAGAAAAATGCAGTGGGTGACCTCATTCTCCCAATCGCTGCTATCCGCGGCGAAGGAACATCCAACGATTACTTCCCACCTGAAGTTCCGGCGCTACCGGCCTTTAACCTGCAAAAAGCTGTATCCACTACCATCAGGAATCATGACATGGATTACTGGACAGGAACAGTTTTTACTACGAATCGCAGGGTGTGGGAACATGACAAAGAATTCAAAAAATACCTTGAAAGTACCCGCTCGATGGCAATTGATATGGAAACAGCGACTATTTTCGTTGCAGGATTTCATAATAAAATTCCAACCGGTGCTTTGCTTCTTGTTTCTGATCAACCAATGATTTCTACCGGTGTAAAAACCGCAGACAGCGACAAGAAAGTGACAGAATCGTATGTTAACAATCATCTTGTGATTGGCATCGACTCTTTGAATGAATTAAAGAATAACGGCTTAACTGTAAAGCACCTCCGCTTTTAA
- a CDS encoding type I restriction enzyme HsdR N-terminal domain-containing protein, which yields MQLPRLNFPDYSFKLQRSSDERQSLKIFDIIRKKYVSLTPEEWVRQHLLHFLVNERKFPQSLVSVEKKLLINSLEKRTDVVIYSSSLKPILLAECKAPKIALTQAVFDQAARYNMTLNVAYFLITNGLESFICKIDHSTQSYAFLKDIPSYEELKLSHS from the coding sequence TTGCAGCTACCCCGATTAAATTTTCCTGATTATTCCTTTAAACTCCAGCGGTCATCCGATGAACGGCAAAGTTTAAAAATTTTTGACATAATCCGTAAAAAATATGTTAGTCTGACTCCGGAAGAGTGGGTGCGACAACATCTTCTACATTTTCTTGTGAATGAACGGAAGTTTCCTCAATCTTTGGTCAGTGTTGAAAAAAAGTTGCTAATAAACTCACTGGAAAAACGAACTGACGTCGTAATCTATTCATCCTCACTGAAACCCATATTACTTGCAGAATGTAAGGCTCCCAAAATTGCATTGACTCAGGCCGTATTCGATCAAGCTGCCAGGTACAATATGACCCTGAATGTTGCATACTTTTTAATAACAAACGGACTGGAGTCGTTCATCTGCAAAATCGATCATTCGACTCAGTCATATGCGTTTTTGAAGGATATTCCTAGTTATGAGGAGCTTAAGTTGTCTCATTCGTAA
- a CDS encoding S8 family peptidase, translating to MKKITAALMLLIISLFTINTEAADKNANNSTTNKQVLNSEIQAGVLVLKMKPEFRSLCSPTSINEPKVKTILSRQNAASVNKKFPLAVAPVNAKNRHGKNAVDLSLIYQIKVSAATNIYKLLQQLNATGVVEYAEPLFINKMDFTPNDPSVGSQYQFTKISAFTAWDVWKGDTNTVIGIVDSGTDWDHPDIQANLKLNYADPIDGTDNDNDGFIDNFHGWDVSENDNNPVNVNSTHGAHVTGCAAAVTDNNVGVAGPAFNCRILPIKASLNSSTTNIDNGYDGIVYAADHGANIVNCSWGRSGGPSQFEQDIVNYAVLDNDVVLVAAAGNGGIDEDHYPSSYENCVSVASTTSTDSRSSFSSFGFNVDVSAPGSNILATDFDDTYSTQSGTSMASPIAAGCAAMIKSKFPSMNALQVAEQLRSTADNIYSVPGNSPYISKLGKGRVNLFRAVTDSISPGVVVKKINVTDGNDGVFVIGDTLNVSNLLWNLLRPTTNLTCTIAAPTTPFVQILNNTHTVGVLSTNDTLSNFAAPYRIVVLPGTPLNLEVVLRITINDGSWSDVFSFKVIINEDYININVNDIATSITSKGLTGYNQSGQVQGLGFRYQGSPTILYEMSLMVGASGTQVSDYFRGDGATSDEDFSKVQTVARQVPALVSDFDAVGQFDDDGPTSTSPINVLITHHAYAWSAAPDNKYVMLQYSIKNVGSSTLNNFAAGLAADWDIPDFNNNKAQTDASRRMGIVWCTDVDGIWAGMKLLSHTGTFNHYAIDNYAANGGLDLSDGFSGTEKYSSMTTGRADAGLTLNPATGNDVLSVVSANGITLAPGDSVEVTFALIAGDDLAMIQASAEAAQIKYDNALSVENLNIISSSTQIKEIYPNPANKQTHIEFSLASSGKTTIGIYNLLGEKVKDVISENLSAGTYSLIIDVSDLSSGSYFCRLESGAAVSTLPLNVVE from the coding sequence ATGAAAAAAATTACAGCAGCTTTAATGTTGCTCATTATCTCCTTGTTTACAATAAATACTGAAGCAGCTGATAAGAATGCAAATAATTCTACAACAAACAAACAGGTTCTGAATAGCGAGATTCAGGCGGGTGTTTTGGTTTTAAAAATGAAACCCGAATTCCGGTCTTTATGTTCTCCAACTTCCATTAATGAACCCAAAGTAAAGACGATACTTTCCCGACAAAATGCAGCATCGGTAAACAAAAAATTTCCATTAGCTGTCGCTCCTGTCAATGCGAAAAATAGACATGGTAAAAATGCAGTTGACTTATCTTTGATCTACCAGATAAAAGTTTCAGCTGCTACTAACATTTACAAGTTGCTTCAACAGTTGAACGCAACCGGAGTTGTTGAATATGCCGAACCACTTTTCATCAACAAAATGGATTTCACTCCAAATGATCCGAGTGTAGGGTCGCAATACCAATTTACAAAGATCAGCGCTTTCACAGCATGGGATGTTTGGAAAGGTGATACAAATACTGTGATCGGAATTGTTGACAGCGGTACAGATTGGGATCATCCGGATATTCAGGCAAATTTGAAATTGAATTATGCAGATCCGATTGATGGTACTGACAATGATAATGACGGCTTCATTGACAACTTTCATGGATGGGACGTAAGTGAAAATGATAATAATCCGGTGAATGTAAACAGTACACACGGAGCACACGTTACCGGTTGTGCAGCAGCGGTAACTGATAATAATGTTGGTGTTGCAGGACCGGCATTTAATTGCAGAATACTGCCCATTAAAGCATCTTTAAATTCAAGTACAACAAATATTGATAATGGCTATGATGGAATTGTTTATGCCGCAGATCATGGAGCAAATATTGTAAATTGTTCATGGGGTCGTTCGGGTGGACCAAGTCAGTTCGAGCAGGATATCGTAAACTATGCAGTACTTGATAATGATGTTGTATTGGTAGCCGCAGCAGGCAATGGCGGCATTGATGAAGATCATTATCCTTCATCGTATGAAAATTGTGTTTCTGTTGCTTCTACAACTTCAACAGATTCACGGTCCAGTTTTTCAAGTTTTGGTTTTAATGTAGATGTAAGCGCTCCCGGAAGTAATATTCTTGCGACGGATTTTGATGATACTTACTCAACTCAAAGTGGAACTTCCATGGCCTCTCCAATTGCAGCAGGTTGTGCCGCAATGATCAAGTCTAAATTTCCTTCCATGAATGCATTGCAGGTTGCAGAACAATTAAGATCAACTGCTGACAATATTTACTCGGTACCGGGAAATTCACCTTATATAAGTAAACTAGGAAAAGGCCGCGTGAACTTATTCCGTGCAGTAACAGATTCAATATCTCCGGGAGTAGTTGTAAAGAAAATAAATGTGACAGATGGTAACGACGGAGTATTTGTTATTGGCGATACTTTAAACGTTAGTAACCTGCTTTGGAATTTACTTCGCCCTACAACAAACCTTACATGTACTATTGCGGCACCAACAACTCCATTTGTTCAGATCCTGAATAATACGCATACCGTTGGTGTACTAAGTACAAATGATACCTTATCAAATTTTGCAGCACCATACAGAATTGTAGTATTGCCAGGAACACCTCTGAATCTCGAAGTGGTATTAAGGATTACTATCAATGATGGTTCATGGTCTGACGTATTTTCATTCAAGGTTATTATTAACGAAGATTATATTAATATAAATGTAAACGACATTGCAACATCTATTACCAGTAAAGGTCTTACCGGTTACAATCAAAGCGGGCAGGTACAGGGACTGGGATTTAGATATCAGGGTAGCCCGACTATTTTGTATGAAATGTCACTGATGGTTGGCGCTTCAGGAACACAGGTTTCAGATTATTTCAGAGGTGATGGAGCAACAAGTGATGAGGACTTTAGTAAAGTTCAAACAGTTGCTCGTCAGGTTCCTGCATTGGTATCTGATTTCGATGCTGTAGGGCAGTTTGATGATGATGGTCCTACATCGACAAGTCCGATTAATGTACTGATCACTCATCACGCATATGCGTGGTCGGCTGCACCGGACAATAAATATGTGATGCTTCAGTATTCAATCAAGAATGTTGGATCATCGACACTTAATAATTTTGCAGCAGGTTTGGCTGCAGACTGGGATATTCCGGACTTTAATAATAACAAGGCACAGACAGATGCTTCCCGCAGAATGGGAATTGTTTGGTGTACAGATGTAGATGGTATCTGGGCAGGAATGAAATTATTAAGTCATACAGGAACTTTCAATCATTACGCAATCGATAATTATGCAGCTAATGGTGGATTGGATCTGTCTGATGGTTTTTCAGGTACAGAAAAATATTCTTCTATGACGACAGGCAGAGCCGATGCAGGACTTACATTGAACCCTGCAACCGGTAATGATGTACTCAGTGTCGTATCTGCAAATGGAATTACACTGGCACCCGGTGATTCTGTGGAAGTCACATTTGCATTGATTGCAGGAGATGATCTTGCAATGATTCAAGCATCAGCTGAAGCAGCTCAGATAAAATATGATAATGCGCTTTCAGTTGAGAACCTGAATATCATTTCATCATCTACTCAAATTAAAGAGATCTATCCAAATCCGGCAAACAAACAAACTCACATAGAATTTTCACTTGCATCAAGTGGAAAAACAACAATTGGAATTTACAATTTGCTTGGAGAGAAAGTGAAGGATGTGATATCGGAAAATCTTTCAGCAGGAACTTATTCACTGATAATTGATGTCTCAGATCTTTCTTCAGGAAGTTATTTCTGCAGGCTGGAAAGTGGTGCTGCAGTATCGACACTGCCGCTTAATGTAGTGGAATGA